The genomic segment GAGGGCACTGAAAAAGTAAGACTTTTTACAAAAGAGCGATTAGGTAAATTTTATATTTTACTTAATCGCTTTTTTTGTAATAATTTTTTAGTGTGCTCAATGTTTTTTGGTGTAGCCAAAAAGTTGTTTTAGGGTGTTTTTTTTAGTGAAATTAAGGCTTACTCCATTAATTTAATTATTCTTTTTAGGTTAACTGCAAAAATTGCTAATGCACCTTGGATTTGCATATTGGTAATTCCATACGATATTGCTCTATCGTAACCATGTACATTTTTTAACTCACTATTTTTTGCTTCTATTTTGTATCGATGCTTTGCTTTTTCTTTGTAATAATCGGTTTCTTGAAAAGCCATTTGGTCTTGATGTAGTTCTGATTTTATGGATACTGAATATGTTTTTGTTTTAGCTCCATCTTTATAACATCCTTCTTTTAAAGGGCAGGACTTACATTTTTCAACATCAAAATAATAGGTATCTACTTGATTTGCCCCGACATCTCTGGTTCCTCCACGTGCTTTTCGTGTTGCCATATGTCCAGCTGGGCAAACAAACATATCTGCATCTTTATTGTAATCAAATTTGTCTTCATCTTTTCTGAAGCCTTGTGTGATTGAGGGATTTAATTTGGCTACTGTTTTAATATTTTGCTCCGTTGTAATTTTAAGATTTTCTTTTCCTGAGTAGGCTGCATCTCCAATAATGGTATCTACTTCAATTCCATTTTCTTGACTAATTTCTAAAAGTTTGGCTAATTCTGGTCCATCTCCTTTTTCGCCCGATGTTACTACAGCTGCTGTAATGATGCGCTCTTCAGTCATGGCTAAATGAGTTTTGTATCCAAAGAACGAACTATCAGCCGATTTGTGCCCAGTTCTTGCATCGGTATCTTTTGATAATGTAAAATTTTCCTGTGTATCTTCTATGGTTTCCTTAAGCAAGTTTAGCTTTTCTTTTACCGCTGGTATTGAACTAATAGCTTGTTCTTTTTCTATTCGTTTCTCTAACTCTTTACTATATGCTAATTCTTTTTCTAAATCATTGTCGGTATTCTTTTGTGGCATAAGCTCTTTAAAGTCTTCGTCAAACAAATAAACAGTTTTTCTAAGTAACTTTGAACGCTCGCGAAGCACTTCTATTGCTGAATATGGATTTGATCTTGATAAAGTATGAGTGGCATCAACTATGATTGATTTAGAACGAATAATACCTTTTTCAACCGCTATACTTACTGTTTTGTTTATCAATAAATCTAATAAGTCTGTGTCTTTTAAACGTTGTTTTCTAAACTTGGTTAACGAACTAGGATTTATTACATCTTCCTCTGGCGTCATTTCTAAAAAATACTTAAATGACATATCGTATTGTGAACGCTCAACCACATCAACATCCGAAACGGTATAGATTGTTTTTAAAAGTAAATACTTAAACATACGAACTGGACTTTCTGCCATTCGACCATTATTTAAACAATACTTATTTACTAGTTCTTC from the Bacteroidota bacterium genome contains:
- a CDS encoding IS1182 family transposase, giving the protein MLLQQHKILISNHSSLYDLIVPKHNLLRKINELIDFSFVYEELVNKYCLNNGRMAESPVRMFKYLLLKTIYTVSDVDVVERSQYDMSFKYFLEMTPEEDVINPSSLTKFRKQRLKDTDLLDLLINKTVSIAVEKGIIRSKSIIVDATHTLSRSNPYSAIEVLRERSKLLRKTVYLFDEDFKELMPQKNTDNDLEKELAYSKELEKRIEKEQAISSIPAVKEKLNLLKETIEDTQENFTLSKDTDARTGHKSADSSFFGYKTHLAMTEERIITAAVVTSGEKGDGPELAKLLEISQENGIEVDTIIGDAAYSGKENLKITTEQNIKTVAKLNPSITQGFRKDEDKFDYNKDADMFVCPAGHMATRKARGGTRDVGANQVDTYYFDVEKCKSCPLKEGCYKDGAKTKTYSVSIKSELHQDQMAFQETDYYKEKAKHRYKIEAKNSELKNVHGYDRAISYGITNMQIQGALAIFAVNLKRIIKLME